One Beggiatoa leptomitoformis DNA segment encodes these proteins:
- a CDS encoding IS5 family transposase (programmed frameshift), producing the protein MSRRYALTDEQWSKLEPLLPGRKGHVGMTAKDNRLFIDAVLFRYRSGIPWRDLPERFGDFRVVHTRFSRWSQKGVWERVFKILSADADNEYAMIDSTIVRAHQHSSGGGADEAIGRSAGGLSTKINSVVDALGNPTLFFLTAGQASDLEGADALIPQIKANALLADKAYDADERVRDVLKQKSIEPVIPYRKNRLNPPDYDKALYKARYLIEHFFGKLKQYRAIATRYDKRARNFLSGVYLASTLILLA; encoded by the exons ATGAGTCGTCGCTATGCCTTAACCGATGAACAATGGTCAAAACTAGAACCGCTACTCCCTGGGCGTAAAGGACATGTCGGGATGACGGCTAAAGATAACCGCTTGTTTATTGATGCTGTTCTATTCCGTTATCGCAGTGGCATTCCTTGGCGCGACCTTCCCGAACGCTTTGGTGATTTCCGTGTTGTCCATACCCGCTTCAGTCGTTGGTCTCAGAAAGGTGTCTGGGAACGTGTTTTCAAGATACTAAGTGCCGATGCTGATAACGAATATGCCATGATAGACAGCACTATAGTTAGAGCGCATCAACATAGTAGTGGTGGTGGCGCGGATGAAGCCATTGGACGTAGCGCAGGGGGTTTAAGTACCAAGATTAACTCCGTTGTTGACGCACTGGGCAATCCGACCCTTTTTT TTTTGACTGCGGGACAGGCAAGCGACCTTGAAGGGGCTGATGCTCTTATTCCTCAGATAAAGGCAAACGCTTTATTGGCTGATAAGGCTTATGATGCTGATGAACGGGTTAGAGATGTTTTAAAACAGAAAAGCATAGAACCTGTGATTCCGTACAGGAAAAATCGTTTAAATCCACCTGATTATGATAAAGCTCTTTATAAGGCACGTTATTTAATCGAGCATTTCTTTGGTAAATTAAAGCAATATCGTGCAATAGCTACACGATATGATAAACGCGCTAGGAATTTCTTAAGTGGGGTTTATTTGGCTTCTACCTTGATTCTTTTAGCTTGA
- a CDS encoding helix-turn-helix transcriptional regulator: MSDTTEVLERLYQLHNVKNDAELARKLNIGTSTISNWRTRDTVPYKICVEISKRDNVSLDWLLTGKELTNVNKPKTQAIIEMIENLDDSQKQKVYAVIEDEKRFAEMKKRIDQLERKTA; encoded by the coding sequence ATGAGCGATACAACTGAAGTACTTGAGCGTTTATATCAACTACATAATGTAAAAAATGATGCTGAACTAGCTAGAAAACTTAATATAGGTACAAGCACCATATCTAATTGGCGTACTCGTGACACTGTACCTTATAAAATTTGTGTAGAAATATCTAAACGTGACAATGTATCTTTGGACTGGTTATTGACGGGAAAAGAACTCACAAATGTGAACAAGCCTAAAACCCAAGCCATAATTGAGATGATAGAAAATCTTGACGATAGCCAGAAACAAAAAGTTTATGCGGTTATTGAAGATGAAAAACGGTTTGCTGAAATGAAAAAAAGAATTGACCAACTCGAACGGAAAACGGCTTAA
- a CDS encoding type II toxin-antitoxin system HicB family antitoxin — translation MYYTVVFEPDEDGIWVAECLELLGCFSQGKTQEEALNNIKDAIKLYLEVKQELNMHSQRKVCQVEVA, via the coding sequence ATGTATTACACCGTTGTTTTTGAACCAGATGAAGATGGTATATGGGTTGCTGAATGTCTTGAGTTATTAGGATGTTTTAGCCAAGGTAAAACGCAAGAGGAGGCTTTAAACAATATCAAGGATGCGATTAAGCTGTATCTTGAAGTCAAACAAGAATTGAACATGCACAGCCAGCGCAAAGTTTGCCAAGTAGAGGTTGCCTAA
- a CDS encoding type II toxin-antitoxin system HicA family toxin has protein sequence MPPVPALSASEVIKKFQRLGWIIRRQTGSHIMMNKEGHPALLVVPNHPEVARGTLRGLIRVADITVDEFIKA, from the coding sequence ATGCCCCCTGTTCCTGCATTAAGTGCTTCAGAGGTTATTAAAAAATTTCAACGGTTAGGATGGATTATTAGACGGCAAACGGGTAGCCATATCATGATGAATAAGGAAGGACACCCAGCATTATTAGTTGTTCCTAATCATCCTGAAGTTGCACGAGGAACATTGCGCGGATTAATTCGTGTTGCTGATATAACCGTTGATGAATTTATCAAAGCTTGA
- a CDS encoding glycerophosphodiester phosphodiesterase family protein, with product MRVTLLFALSLFSHLLLADNEVLYNTETGAVHIPKLQVVGDVSGTLFSIDMQNLTDLNFTVTNATLLSETAPRNIQVGVRPFYLIEDMEASALKIKLQQCNETPLKKTEFSIGHRGAAMQFPEHTKESYVAAARMGAGIIECDATFTKDKQLVCRHSQCDLHTTTNILATPLAAKCSVPFTPADVANGTPASATCCTSDITLEEFKSLCGKMDASNPKATTVAEYLGGTPDWRTDSYATCGTVMTHAESIALFKQLGVKMTPELKSASVTMPFEGTYTQSQYAQQLIDEYKAAGVPASQVFPQSFNLADILYWIKNEPDFGQQAVFLDELETMDGVDASTARLPELVAQGVKIVAPPTWMLVTTDSNQQIIPSDYAKKAKALGLDIITWTLERSGPLKTGGGWYYQSINNVINNDGDMMVFLDVLAKQVGIRGIFSDWPATVTYYANCMGL from the coding sequence ATGAGAGTAACTTTACTATTCGCGTTAAGTTTATTCAGTCATTTGCTATTGGCTGACAATGAAGTGTTATATAACACAGAAACAGGGGCTGTACATATCCCTAAATTACAAGTGGTTGGTGATGTATCAGGTACGTTATTCTCCATTGATATGCAAAATCTCACCGATTTGAATTTTACGGTGACAAACGCAACGCTTTTAAGCGAAACCGCACCGCGTAATATTCAAGTGGGTGTGCGTCCCTTCTATTTAATTGAGGACATGGAGGCCAGCGCGTTAAAAATTAAATTGCAACAATGCAATGAAACCCCGTTAAAGAAAACTGAGTTTTCTATCGGTCATCGTGGGGCTGCGATGCAGTTCCCTGAACATACAAAAGAATCCTACGTTGCGGCTGCACGAATGGGTGCAGGTATTATCGAGTGTGATGCGACATTTACCAAAGATAAACAATTAGTGTGTCGTCATTCTCAATGTGATTTACACACCACAACCAATATATTAGCGACACCGTTGGCGGCTAAATGTTCCGTTCCTTTCACCCCTGCGGATGTAGCGAATGGCACGCCTGCCAGCGCAACATGTTGTACCAGCGATATAACGTTAGAAGAGTTTAAATCCTTGTGTGGCAAAATGGATGCGAGCAATCCTAAAGCAACAACGGTTGCAGAATATTTAGGCGGTACTCCCGACTGGCGCACAGATTCATACGCGACGTGTGGCACTGTCATGACTCACGCGGAGAGCATTGCATTATTTAAACAATTAGGGGTAAAAATGACTCCTGAATTAAAAAGTGCGAGCGTAACCATGCCGTTTGAAGGCACTTATACGCAATCTCAATACGCACAGCAATTGATTGATGAATATAAGGCAGCGGGTGTACCTGCTAGCCAAGTTTTTCCGCAATCTTTTAATTTAGCAGATATTTTATATTGGATAAAAAACGAACCTGATTTTGGACAACAGGCGGTCTTTTTGGACGAGTTGGAAACAATGGACGGCGTAGATGCCTCAACGGCTCGTTTGCCTGAATTAGTTGCACAAGGTGTAAAAATTGTTGCTCCACCCACTTGGATGTTGGTAACAACAGACAGTAATCAACAGATTATTCCCTCTGACTATGCAAAAAAAGCTAAAGCGTTGGGTTTAGACATTATCACATGGACATTAGAACGCTCTGGTCCGTTAAAAACGGGCGGTGGTTGGTATTATCAATCTATCAATAATGTGATTAATAATGATGGTGATATGATGGTATTTCTGGATGTTTTAGCCAAACAAGTCGGTATTCGTGGTATTTTCTCCGATTGGCCCGCAACCGTCACTTATTACGCAAATTGTATGGGTTTATAG
- the lpxB gene encoding lipid-A-disaccharide synthase, which translates to MRIAMVAGEMSGDILGAGLIRALQVHYPDAQFEGIGGEQMISAGLHSYFPLETLSVMGLVEVLKHYRSIKRCYNQLRETWLNNPPDVFIGIDAPDFNLRLEYDLKQARIPTVHYVSPTVWAWRRYRVKKVIKSCDLVLSIFPFEVDFYRPYPVNVQFVGHPLADEMPLKVNQQAAREWLKLPKASAYIALLPGSRQGEVQKLGTIFLQTAQWLQQYYPDLHFILPIANAHLQQLVMTQITQTAPHLSITLIDGNAREAMAAADVVLTASGTATLETLLSKRPMVVAYKVAFLTYFLFKPLVKVPYFAMANLLADEALAPEFLQYAVTPANLGQAVSGWLEHPAEVYALQQRYTQIHQQLRCNASEQAAQAIVNLLCNLYVNET; encoded by the coding sequence ATGCGTATTGCAATGGTCGCGGGGGAAATGTCGGGGGACATTCTTGGCGCGGGATTAATCAGGGCGTTACAAGTGCATTATCCCGATGCGCAGTTTGAGGGCATAGGCGGAGAACAGATGATAAGCGCGGGCTTACACAGTTATTTCCCGCTAGAAACCTTATCCGTAATGGGTTTGGTGGAAGTCCTCAAACATTATCGTAGTATTAAACGCTGTTACAACCAGTTACGTGAAACTTGGTTAAACAATCCGCCTGATGTTTTTATCGGTATCGATGCCCCTGATTTTAATCTCCGCTTAGAATATGATTTAAAACAAGCGCGTATTCCCACTGTGCATTATGTCAGCCCAACGGTATGGGCATGGCGACGTTATCGGGTGAAAAAAGTGATTAAATCCTGTGATTTAGTCTTATCCATTTTCCCTTTTGAAGTCGATTTTTATCGTCCTTATCCTGTTAATGTGCAATTTGTTGGACATCCTCTTGCCGATGAAATGCCTTTAAAAGTCAATCAACAAGCAGCGCGTGAATGGTTAAAACTGCCTAAAGCAAGTGCCTATATTGCTTTATTACCCGGTAGCCGTCAGGGGGAAGTGCAAAAGTTGGGGACTATCTTCTTGCAAACGGCGCAGTGGTTACAACAATATTATCCTGATTTACATTTTATTTTGCCGATAGCTAATGCACATTTACAACAGCTAGTCATGACACAAATCACTCAAACTGCCCCGCATTTATCCATTACGTTAATCGACGGCAACGCCCGTGAGGCTATGGCAGCGGCGGATGTGGTGCTAACCGCATCGGGTACGGCAACCTTGGAAACACTATTAAGTAAACGCCCGATGGTTGTTGCGTATAAAGTTGCATTTTTAACTTATTTTTTATTTAAGCCATTGGTAAAAGTGCCGTATTTTGCAATGGCGAATTTATTGGCTGATGAAGCCTTAGCCCCTGAATTTTTACAATATGCGGTAACACCTGCCAATTTAGGACAGGCGGTTAGTGGTTGGTTAGAACATCCCGCCGAGGTGTATGCCCTACAACAACGTTATACCCAAATCCACCAACAATTGCGTTGTAACGCCAGCGAGCAAGCCGCGCAAGCCATTGTTAATTTACTGTGTAATCTTTATGTCAACGAAACCTGA
- a CDS encoding flavoprotein: MSTKPEKPRFAWAFTGSGHYLTECLTLANQLQNVDFFFSKAAYEVFRIYELEHHIHAWQEQQGVRIFRDTAASAPPVGLFYRGDYHTLIIAPATSNTVAKCVVGISDTLVTNIFAQAGKCLIPSIVFACDTEPVMETPAPDRIVKVYPRKIDLENTERLCEFERTTVVKSLADLERVIKVREGEL; encoded by the coding sequence ATGTCAACGAAACCTGAAAAACCACGTTTTGCTTGGGCTTTTACTGGCTCAGGTCATTATTTAACCGAGTGTTTAACCCTTGCAAATCAATTACAAAATGTTGATTTTTTCTTCAGTAAAGCGGCGTATGAAGTCTTTCGCATTTATGAGCTAGAACACCATATCCATGCGTGGCAGGAACAGCAGGGCGTGCGTATTTTCCGCGATACTGCCGCTAGCGCACCGCCCGTAGGCTTATTTTATCGGGGAGATTACCACACGTTAATCATTGCGCCCGCTACATCGAACACGGTGGCTAAATGTGTCGTTGGTATTTCTGATACATTAGTCACGAACATTTTTGCACAGGCGGGCAAGTGCTTGATTCCCTCAATTGTTTTTGCTTGTGATACTGAGCCTGTGATGGAAACCCCAGCACCTGACCGTATTGTAAAAGTGTATCCACGTAAAATTGATTTAGAAAATACTGAGCGGTTGTGTGAATTTGAAAGAACAACGGTAGTGAAGAGTTTGGCAGATTTGGAACGAGTGATTAAGGTGCGCGAGGGAGAATTGTGA
- a CDS encoding Rpn family recombination-promoting nuclease/putative transposase, translating into MPDHDPSYKRFFSHPEMVKDLLQGFVHETWVAELDFTTLEKVSGQFISDDLRSRDNDVIWRIRWQNKWLYVYILLEFQSSVDNYMAIRLMVYIGLLYQDLIKAGLTTDKLPPVLPIVLYNGNRRWTAPVNVQDLIEPSPLQNYQPQLHYLLIDEGAYSTTELSRLHNLVAALFRIEKARNKEEVIAVLEALLQWLKEPEQMGIRQAFAVWLNRVYLPHHLPNTELPKLIDLQEINVMLAERVAIWYEEGVQKGMQAGMQEGLLKGIQQGREEGREQGREEGREQGREQGLMEGQATGIKNAMLAVLTMRFGKVSPVLQQAINDVHEITQLEDLMRQAVIIDSLTTFQQLIHSTNH; encoded by the coding sequence ATGCCCGACCATGACCCCAGTTACAAACGTTTTTTCTCCCACCCCGAAATGGTTAAAGACCTTTTACAAGGCTTTGTCCATGAAACATGGGTTGCTGAATTAGACTTCACCACACTAGAAAAAGTCAGCGGACAATTTATCAGCGACGATTTACGCAGTCGGGATAATGACGTGATTTGGCGTATTCGTTGGCAAAACAAATGGCTCTACGTTTACATTCTCCTCGAATTCCAATCCAGTGTAGATAACTACATGGCAATTCGTCTGATGGTTTATATTGGCTTACTTTATCAAGACCTTATTAAAGCAGGTCTGACCACAGACAAACTCCCCCCTGTATTACCCATCGTTCTGTACAACGGTAATCGTCGCTGGACTGCGCCAGTCAATGTGCAAGACCTGATAGAACCCTCCCCCTTACAAAACTATCAACCCCAGCTACACTATTTACTAATTGATGAGGGAGCTTATAGCACCACTGAATTATCCCGTTTACACAACCTTGTTGCCGCCTTATTTCGGATAGAAAAAGCACGGAATAAAGAAGAAGTTATAGCGGTATTAGAAGCCTTGTTACAATGGCTTAAAGAACCTGAACAAATGGGGATAAGACAAGCTTTTGCCGTGTGGTTGAATCGGGTCTATTTACCGCATCATTTACCCAATACAGAATTACCGAAGCTAATAGATTTACAGGAGATAAATGTCATGTTAGCGGAACGTGTAGCAATATGGTATGAAGAAGGCGTTCAGAAAGGAATGCAGGCTGGGATGCAAGAAGGTCTTCTAAAGGGAATTCAACAAGGTAGAGAAGAAGGCAGAGAACAAGGCAGAGAAGAAGGCAGAGAACAAGGTAGAGAACAAGGATTGATGGAAGGTCAAGCGACAGGCATTAAAAATGCGATGCTGGCTGTTTTAACCATGCGGTTTGGTAAAGTCTCTCCCGTTTTGCAACAAGCCATTAATGATGTTCATGAAATAACACAGCTAGAAGATTTAATGCGACAAGCTGTTATTATTGATTCCTTAACAACTTTTCAGCAACTTATACACTCGACAAATCACTAA
- the ribE gene encoding 6,7-dimethyl-8-ribityllumazine synthase, giving the protein MTAYTLLEGDFTACNARYAIAVGRFNAFIVDSLLEGALDVLKRHGVDATNITVAKVPGAYEIPLIVQRLAASKKYDAIIALGAVIRGGTPHFDYVAGECTKGIATVALQHDIPIAFGVLTVDSIEQAIERAGTKAGNKGAEAALSALEMVSLLKQL; this is encoded by the coding sequence ATGACAGCCTACACCTTATTAGAAGGCGATTTCACAGCATGTAATGCCCGCTATGCAATTGCTGTGGGGCGTTTTAACGCATTTATTGTGGACAGTTTACTAGAAGGCGCATTAGATGTTTTAAAACGGCATGGGGTTGACGCAACAAATATCACCGTAGCCAAAGTCCCCGGTGCGTATGAAATTCCACTGATTGTGCAACGTCTAGCGGCAAGTAAAAAATACGATGCCATTATTGCCCTTGGTGCAGTCATTCGCGGGGGTACACCTCATTTTGACTACGTTGCGGGTGAATGTACCAAAGGTATTGCAACCGTTGCATTACAACACGACATTCCCATTGCTTTTGGTGTTTTAACAGTTGATAGTATTGAACAAGCTATTGAACGAGCTGGTACTAAGGCAGGAAACAAAGGTGCAGAAGCCGCCTTGTCCGCATTAGAAATGGTAAGTTTATTAAAACAACTGTAG
- the ribBA gene encoding bifunctional 3,4-dihydroxy-2-butanone-4-phosphate synthase/GTP cyclohydrolase II has protein sequence MSLNTIEELIDDIRQGKMVILMDDEDRENEGDLIMAAEKVRAEDINFMARYGRGLICLPLTEERCKQLQLPLMVSDNRTPHGTNFTVSIEAAHGVTTGISAADRAVTIQAAVAPHATPTDLVQPGHIFPLMAQPGGVLRRAGHTEAGCDLARLAGLEPASVLVEILNEDGSMARRPDLELFAKQHNLKIGTVAALIQFRLANEKTVEKVAHCRLPTEFGEFQLEAYQDSIDGTLHFALVKGTPKAEEPTLVRVHITNILCDLTFSTQKECGWPLRDALQRIAAEETGIVVILQQTTNAKSIIKAIQDNHKRELGENLPAQPSTDDLRTYGLGAQILADLGVRKMRVLSAPKKMHGISGFGLQIVDYINQEGTSHS, from the coding sequence ATGTCCTTAAATACCATAGAAGAACTCATAGACGATATTCGTCAAGGAAAAATGGTCATCCTCATGGATGATGAAGATCGTGAGAATGAAGGCGATCTAATTATGGCGGCTGAAAAAGTTCGTGCTGAAGACATTAATTTTATGGCACGCTATGGACGTGGTCTCATTTGCTTACCACTCACTGAAGAACGCTGTAAGCAACTACAACTCCCCTTAATGGTCAGTGACAACCGCACGCCACACGGTACTAACTTTACCGTTTCTATTGAAGCTGCACACGGTGTGACAACAGGCATTTCTGCGGCAGACCGTGCAGTAACGATTCAAGCGGCTGTTGCACCCCATGCAACCCCTACCGACCTTGTACAACCCGGTCATATATTTCCCCTCATGGCGCAACCGGGAGGCGTATTACGACGCGCAGGACATACCGAAGCAGGTTGCGATTTAGCCCGTTTAGCAGGATTAGAACCCGCTTCCGTACTGGTAGAAATCTTAAATGAAGATGGGTCAATGGCACGTCGTCCAGACCTCGAATTATTTGCAAAACAACATAATCTGAAAATTGGTACAGTTGCTGCCTTAATTCAATTTCGCCTTGCTAACGAAAAAACCGTCGAAAAAGTTGCCCATTGTCGTTTACCCACAGAGTTTGGCGAATTTCAATTAGAAGCCTACCAAGACTCCATTGATGGCACACTCCATTTTGCACTGGTTAAAGGAACACCCAAAGCAGAAGAGCCAACACTCGTGCGGGTACATATCACCAATATCCTCTGCGATTTAACCTTTAGCACCCAAAAAGAATGTGGCTGGCCTTTACGCGACGCGCTTCAACGGATTGCAGCGGAAGAAACAGGTATAGTTGTTATCCTGCAACAAACCACTAATGCAAAAAGTATTATCAAAGCCATTCAAGACAATCACAAACGCGAATTAGGCGAAAACCTACCCGCCCAACCATCAACCGATGATTTACGAACCTATGGTTTAGGCGCGCAAATTCTGGCAGATTTAGGTGTACGAAAAATGCGCGTTCTTAGCGCACCCAAAAAAATGCACGGTATTTCAGGGTTTGGATTACAAATTGTTGACTATATTAATCAAGAAGGAACAAGCCACTCATGA
- a CDS encoding PAS domain-containing protein, giving the protein MPNKEFHHANFFTTCKTLLCVIGFDGGLRQFNLAWETELHYSTKELSEFLYLDLIHPEDKSITKNYIDKLITGAESAVFTNRILQKSGYYRAYLWHITACLKEFSFYAVGIETTEEVARQEIAQPMSATNTIDNQYASLFDVAPLLIVHKDKENRIIRANQQAARFWKTTTDKLSGISMDTLMPEDVDHHHADDLDIVVSGQAKRGILQETLNGTLQIDKFPYRNANGNIDGVVWFAVDITERLKVEQALRENQSLLTAIFEVAEIGIGLTDKNGRFVRVNPAYCEMFGYHPNELLGQSLLAVFPNSLHKEVQKLYQDAVSGSQFLAHDEWEGRHKDGHHFDMEITVSRLTQYNKPFVVTLTSDITQRKQMVRSLQNSEAHLRMIVENLPIMVDAMDEKYNFVLWNRECERITGYTANEMLHNPQALEKIYPNVDDRQKLVEALSNVLHTNPGYRRREWQMTCKDGTQKIIAWSINSKIKIPGFAVWGIGEDVTEREKALQQLQRSEESLRESEAHLKFVIENLPIMVNAVNAENQFVLWNRECERITGYSAAEIIGNPDALTLLYPDADYRQKMLAHFQFILEQNPGIHYSEWTVVCHDGIQKTISWAVNSKIKIPGFAVWSIGEDVSEREEALHILKTSEERLKQSEVHLKFVIEHLPTMVDALDTKGNFLLWNQECEQVTGYSAKEMIGNARGLEKLYPDPQYRQKMLDAVQRVAKEDPGYRRGEWVVRCKDGSDKNIVWSVNSKIKIPGFPVWGTGEDVTERQKILKQLADNESRLRSLVENIPIMLMAFDEKGQIVLWNRQCEQVTGFPAEDIVGNPSALAMLYPQPEYRSYRTKPLQYISPYWQNDMTCKDSKLKTIAWKDVSNQFPMSGWAKWITGEDVTFRKKIEQSMGINDGLLIAALNSIDSAVCATNSLEKIVYVNQGFCDLFGYTTEELLKMSIKQIMPSDSRGSFVARHYFSFYTGAHGSFYEETHHAFHHDGHIFKVKLNAHRVKQEKEVHILWIVNYLDG; this is encoded by the coding sequence ATGCCAAATAAAGAATTTCATCACGCCAATTTTTTTACGACGTGTAAAACCTTGTTATGTGTTATTGGATTTGATGGTGGACTGAGACAGTTCAATCTCGCCTGGGAAACTGAACTGCATTATTCAACCAAAGAGCTAAGTGAATTTCTTTATCTGGATTTGATTCATCCAGAAGATAAAAGTATTACTAAAAATTATATAGATAAATTAATTACAGGTGCAGAATCTGCCGTTTTTACTAATCGAATTTTGCAAAAATCAGGTTATTATCGGGCTTATCTTTGGCATATTACCGCCTGTTTAAAAGAGTTTTCTTTTTACGCGGTCGGCATAGAAACCACAGAAGAAGTTGCCCGCCAAGAAATAGCCCAGCCTATGTCAGCAACAAATACGATAGATAATCAATATGCTTCGTTGTTTGATGTCGCGCCTTTATTAATTGTGCATAAAGATAAAGAAAATCGGATTATCCGTGCTAATCAGCAAGCCGCCCGTTTTTGGAAAACCACAACAGATAAATTAAGTGGTATATCAATGGATACGCTTATGCCTGAGGATGTCGACCATCATCATGCAGATGATTTGGATATTGTGGTGTCAGGGCAAGCAAAGCGCGGTATTTTGCAAGAAACACTTAATGGAACATTACAGATTGATAAGTTTCCCTATCGCAATGCGAACGGCAATATTGACGGTGTCGTATGGTTTGCTGTTGATATTACGGAACGTTTAAAAGTCGAGCAAGCCTTGCGAGAAAACCAGTCTTTATTGACCGCTATTTTTGAGGTTGCCGAAATTGGGATTGGTTTAACGGATAAAAATGGACGGTTTGTTAGAGTCAATCCTGCTTATTGTGAGATGTTTGGCTACCACCCGAATGAGTTATTGGGACAATCTTTATTAGCCGTATTTCCAAACAGCTTGCACAAAGAAGTACAAAAACTTTATCAAGATGCAGTTAGCGGTAGCCAATTTTTAGCACATGATGAGTGGGAAGGGCGGCACAAAGACGGGCATCATTTTGATATGGAAATTACAGTTAGTCGGCTGACACAATACAATAAACCGTTTGTTGTTACCCTTACTTCCGATATCACGCAGCGTAAACAAATGGTGCGGAGTTTACAAAACAGTGAAGCGCATTTGCGCATGATTGTAGAAAACTTGCCGATTATGGTTGATGCAATGGACGAAAAATATAATTTTGTCCTCTGGAATCGAGAATGTGAGCGGATTACAGGCTATACCGCCAACGAAATGCTTCACAACCCGCAAGCATTAGAAAAAATTTACCCCAATGTAGATGACCGACAAAAGCTAGTAGAAGCGTTGAGTAATGTTTTACACACCAATCCGGGTTATCGTCGCCGTGAATGGCAGATGACTTGTAAAGATGGGACTCAGAAAATCATTGCGTGGTCTATCAACAGTAAAATTAAAATTCCGGGGTTCGCCGTGTGGGGAATTGGCGAAGACGTGACCGAGCGGGAAAAAGCGTTACAACAATTACAACGCAGCGAAGAATCTTTGCGTGAAAGCGAAGCACATTTAAAATTTGTTATTGAAAATCTGCCGATTATGGTTAATGCCGTGAATGCGGAAAACCAGTTTGTGTTATGGAATCGAGAATGTGAACGCATTACAGGTTATTCAGCCGCAGAAATCATTGGCAACCCTGATGCCTTAACATTGCTTTACCCTGATGCGGATTATCGGCAAAAAATGCTTGCGCATTTTCAGTTTATTTTAGAACAAAATCCGGGGATACATTACAGTGAATGGACAGTCGTTTGTCATGATGGCATACAAAAAACCATTTCATGGGCAGTCAATAGCAAGATTAAAATTCCCGGTTTTGCTGTGTGGAGCATTGGTGAAGATGTTTCAGAGCGAGAAGAAGCACTGCATATTCTTAAAACCAGCGAAGAACGTCTAAAACAAAGTGAAGTACATTTAAAGTTTGTGATTGAACACCTACCCACAATGGTTGATGCCCTAGACACTAAGGGCAATTTTTTACTCTGGAATCAAGAATGCGAACAAGTAACTGGGTATAGTGCTAAGGAAATGATAGGCAACGCGCGCGGCTTAGAAAAACTTTACCCCGACCCCCAATATCGACAAAAAATGCTAGATGCAGTACAACGAGTTGCAAAAGAAGACCCCGGCTATAGACGGGGTGAATGGGTTGTGCGCTGTAAAGATGGTAGCGATAAAAATATTGTTTGGTCAGTCAACAGTAAAATTAAAATTCCGGGATTTCCCGTATGGGGAACAGGTGAGGATGTTACTGAACGGCAAAAGATTTTAAAACAACTAGCCGATAATGAAAGTCGTTTACGCTCATTAGTGGAAAATATCCCCATTATGCTCATGGCATTTGATGAAAAAGGGCAAATTGTCTTGTGGAATCGCCAATGTGAACAAGTAACAGGATTTCCTGCTGAAGACATTGTCGGCAACCCAAGTGCATTAGCCATGCTCTATCCACAACCCGAATACCGCAGCTACCGCACTAAACCCTTGCAATATATCTCGCCTTATTGGCAAAACGATATGACTTGCAAAGACAGCAAACTGAAAACCATTGCATGGAAAGACGTTTCTAATCAGTTTCCTATGTCAGGCTGGGCAAAATGGATAACGGGCGAAGATGTGACTTTTCGCAAAAAAATTGAACAAAGTATGGGGATTAATGACGGCTTATTAATTGCGGCCCTCAACAGTATTGATAGTGCCGTATGCGCGACTAACTCGCTAGAAAAAATCGTTTATGTCAATCAAGGGTTCTGTGACTTATTTGGCTACACAACTGAAGAACTCTTAAAAATGAGCATTAAACAGATTATGCCTTCTGATAGCCGTGGGAGTTTTGTGGCACGACACTACTTCAGCTTTTACACAGGCGCACATGGCAGTTTTTATGAAGAAACGCACCATGCGTTTCATCATGATGGACACATTTTTAAAGTCAAACTCAACGCCCACCGTGTGAAGCAAGAAAAAGAAGTCCACATTTTATGGATTGTTAATTATCTTGATGGTTAG